A genomic stretch from Telmatocola sphagniphila includes:
- the rsmA gene encoding 16S rRNA (adenine(1518)-N(6)/adenine(1519)-N(6))-dimethyltransferase RsmA encodes MTPPIPNPRQTQSYIRDLLRSHGLMPKAKLGQNFLVDLNLLEIILTNAELSEKDSVLEVGTGTGSLTARLANLAGAVTSVELDLDFHRLAKESLNWRENVQLIYADILAGKNELRSEVVRRWEEFSIERKCERKKLIANLPYAVATPVIANLLISDIEIERMVVMVQWEMAERLVAVPGTKDYSSLAVLTQSLADVKVIRKLGPGVFWPPPAVDSAIVLIQPNPEKRQRIDSPLKFREFLRNLYTHRRKNLRQAIVGWPTGKLDKQKVDELIASLGMDGSQRAEMLSLNDHYRLYSQFCQVF; translated from the coding sequence ATGACTCCTCCAATTCCTAATCCCCGTCAAACGCAATCCTATATCCGGGATCTGCTGCGCTCGCACGGGCTGATGCCCAAGGCCAAGCTCGGGCAAAACTTTCTGGTCGATCTCAATCTCCTTGAGATTATTCTCACGAATGCGGAGTTGAGCGAAAAAGACTCCGTTTTGGAAGTTGGCACCGGCACCGGCAGTTTAACCGCCCGGCTAGCCAATCTGGCGGGCGCGGTGACCAGTGTGGAACTCGATCTCGATTTTCATCGTCTCGCCAAGGAAAGCTTGAATTGGCGAGAAAATGTTCAGCTGATCTATGCGGATATTCTGGCCGGTAAAAATGAACTGCGTTCGGAAGTGGTCCGTCGCTGGGAAGAATTTTCGATTGAGCGAAAGTGCGAACGAAAAAAGCTGATCGCCAATCTTCCCTATGCCGTGGCCACTCCGGTCATCGCCAATTTGCTGATTTCCGATATTGAAATCGAACGCATGGTGGTGATGGTACAGTGGGAAATGGCGGAGCGCCTGGTGGCGGTGCCCGGTACCAAGGATTATTCCTCACTCGCGGTGTTAACGCAAAGTCTTGCGGATGTGAAAGTGATTCGCAAGTTAGGGCCGGGCGTATTTTGGCCGCCGCCGGCCGTCGATTCGGCGATTGTGCTGATTCAGCCCAATCCGGAAAAGCGTCAGCGGATCGATTCGCCGCTGAAGTTTCGGGAGTTTCTGCGTAATCTTTACACGCATCGCCGTAAGAATTTGAGACAGGCCATCGTCGGCTGGCCGACTGGTAAACTCGACAAACAGAAGGTCGATGAATTAATTGCCAGCCTGGGCATGGATGGTTCACAACGGGCCGAAATGTTAAGCTTGAACGATCATTACAGACTGTACAGCCAGTTTTGTCAGGTTTTCTGA
- the iscX gene encoding Fe-S cluster assembly protein IscX — translation MNMTWQDYRQLGEMLFEKYDTLNPLTVRFTDLHKWVLDLEDFEGKPEASNEKILEAIQMAWYEEWKDEYGE, via the coding sequence CTGAATATGACCTGGCAGGACTACCGGCAGCTCGGCGAGATGCTTTTCGAAAAGTACGACACCCTGAACCCTCTGACGGTCCGCTTTACCGACCTGCACAAATGGGTTCTGGATCTCGAGGATTTTGAAGGCAAACCGGAAGCTTCCAACGAAAAGATTCTGGAAGCCATCCAGATGGCCTGGTACGAAGAATGGAAAGACGAATACGGCGAATAA
- a CDS encoding class I SAM-dependent methyltransferase, translated as MGDASLQAKIDSVNWYHEFDFGNGLVARTKTPDEATHRAIWNFIETGLKTIDFQGKSVLDIGCWDGYWSFYAEKHGATNVLATDDRTQNWSNDQGIHIAKELLKSSVRINQDVSVYKLADLKEKFDVILFLGVYYHLFDPFYALTQIRHCCHPDTIVFIDGPVGTEMSPGEVLYDFTNRRVELLPTTEALRQMIQAAYFTELDCSYLEPPVPPPPGRLGWRWRLGLVRDALAGARSEIRKKTEMILPPRTGNRRLLMKCKPFSGKNPIYDYTPPFGLNAYDSRFDKSS; from the coding sequence ATGGGCGACGCGTCACTTCAGGCGAAAATCGATTCGGTGAACTGGTACCACGAGTTCGATTTCGGCAACGGCCTGGTTGCCCGCACGAAAACGCCCGATGAGGCCACCCACCGGGCCATCTGGAATTTCATCGAAACCGGCCTGAAGACCATCGACTTCCAAGGCAAAAGCGTTCTGGATATCGGCTGCTGGGATGGTTACTGGAGCTTTTATGCCGAGAAGCATGGGGCCACCAACGTCCTGGCTACCGATGATCGCACGCAGAACTGGTCGAATGATCAGGGCATCCACATTGCAAAAGAGCTGCTGAAATCTTCTGTGCGAATTAATCAGGATGTATCCGTCTACAAGCTGGCCGATCTCAAAGAAAAGTTCGATGTGATTCTATTTCTGGGGGTCTACTATCACCTGTTCGATCCCTTCTACGCTCTGACGCAGATCCGCCATTGCTGCCATCCCGATACCATCGTCTTCATCGATGGGCCGGTGGGTACCGAGATGAGTCCCGGGGAAGTGCTCTACGATTTCACCAATCGTCGCGTGGAACTGTTGCCGACAACCGAGGCTCTGCGACAGATGATCCAGGCTGCTTATTTCACGGAACTGGATTGCAGTTACCTGGAGCCTCCCGTGCCTCCGCCTCCGGGCCGGCTCGGTTGGCGCTGGCGCTTGGGACTGGTACGCGATGCCCTGGCCGGTGCTCGGAGCGAAATCCGCAAGAAAACGGAAATGATTCTGCCCCCACGCACGGGTAATCGCCGGTTATTAATGAAGTGCAAACCCTTCTCGGGCAAAAATCCGATTTACGATTACACGCCGCCGTTTGGCTTGAACGCTTACGATTCGCGCTTCGATAAATCGAGTTGA
- the hypF gene encoding carbamoyltransferase HypF gives MDRPENLCQVSRYRFLVQGLVQGVGFRPFVYQLATRLQLAGHVSNSANGVTIEVQGTSDNLIQFRKDLIHQHPPLAYIQELQKQEIPFREEAGFQILPSTQTEVGRTSIPGDIAPCDDCLSELFDPQDRRYRYPFLNCTQCGPRYTVICSLPYDRLATTLAKFTMCTECLREYGDPADRRFHAEPIACSQCGPQVWLETNGRRVAEKEAAIKEAITRLERGEILAIKGIGGFHLACDASNESTVARLREKKGRGTKPLAVMIKNLELAQQYVEISLAEEELLLSPMQPIVLLQRKPNESSLAPAVAPGTNQLGLFLPYSPLHQLLLTDRPLVMTSGNGSNEPIVIANEEARDRLSVLCDAILMHDREITTPCDDSVVRIFENRLYPLRRSRGYAPLPVKLQKSGSTVLAVGGELKTTLCLAIEKSAYLSQHLGDLESPESHMALDRCAHHLLDLFRVKPDLIACDLHPGYLSSQWAERFARKLDLPLVKVQHHEAHLASLLADVSWSGNDLLGVCFDGTGFGTDRAIWGGEFFCFDKSRSKRVGHLKYVSLPGGDLSIKRPYRLALAHLWAAGIPWSEDIPAVAACPPAERAILRQQLEKNANCTPTSSMGRLFDAVSSLLGVNQLASYEGQPAVELETIADSGPQEPYPFEIISGNPCQIDPTPLLHAIVQDLVRQVPAATISARFHATIAEMICYFARLFRQQVGLGTLGLTGGVFQNMRLLKEVSQRLHNEKFTILTHQQVPANDGGISLGQCLIARGQISS, from the coding sequence ATGGACCGTCCCGAAAACTTGTGCCAGGTTTCTCGATACCGATTCCTCGTCCAAGGTCTGGTTCAAGGGGTGGGTTTTCGTCCCTTCGTTTACCAATTGGCGACGCGATTGCAACTGGCTGGCCATGTCAGCAATTCTGCCAATGGGGTGACCATCGAAGTGCAGGGCACTTCAGATAACTTAATTCAATTTCGAAAAGATCTGATCCATCAGCACCCGCCCTTAGCGTACATTCAAGAGCTTCAGAAGCAGGAAATTCCTTTTCGCGAGGAGGCCGGTTTTCAAATCCTTCCTTCCACCCAAACGGAAGTGGGCCGTACCTCGATCCCGGGCGATATCGCTCCCTGCGATGACTGCCTTAGCGAACTCTTCGATCCACAGGATCGACGCTATCGTTATCCGTTTTTGAACTGCACCCAATGCGGACCGCGTTATACCGTAATTTGTTCACTGCCTTATGATCGGCTTGCCACCACGCTTGCAAAATTTACGATGTGTACCGAATGTTTGCGGGAGTATGGCGACCCGGCCGATAGGAGGTTCCATGCCGAACCGATTGCCTGCTCGCAATGCGGCCCCCAGGTCTGGCTGGAAACGAATGGCCGGCGAGTCGCGGAAAAAGAGGCTGCGATTAAGGAAGCGATAACGCGACTTGAACGGGGGGAAATACTGGCCATCAAGGGAATTGGCGGATTTCACCTGGCTTGCGATGCATCGAATGAATCGACCGTGGCTCGACTTCGCGAAAAGAAGGGCAGGGGGACAAAGCCACTCGCCGTGATGATTAAAAACCTGGAATTGGCTCAGCAATATGTTGAAATTTCCCTAGCTGAAGAAGAACTTTTGCTTAGCCCGATGCAGCCGATTGTTTTGCTCCAACGAAAGCCGAACGAGTCTTCCCTGGCTCCAGCCGTTGCACCCGGAACGAACCAGTTGGGGCTATTTCTCCCCTATTCGCCCCTGCATCAATTGCTCCTGACTGACCGACCGTTGGTCATGACCTCCGGGAATGGCAGCAACGAACCGATTGTGATTGCGAATGAGGAGGCTCGAGACAGACTGAGCGTGCTGTGCGATGCGATTCTGATGCACGATCGGGAGATTACGACACCGTGCGATGATTCGGTCGTGCGAATCTTTGAGAATCGGCTATATCCCCTTCGGCGTTCCCGTGGGTATGCGCCCTTACCTGTAAAACTTCAAAAATCGGGGTCCACTGTGCTGGCTGTGGGAGGAGAGTTGAAGACCACACTCTGTCTGGCCATCGAGAAATCTGCCTACCTGAGTCAGCATTTGGGAGATCTGGAAAGCCCCGAGAGCCATATGGCACTCGACCGTTGTGCCCACCATCTTCTCGATTTATTTCGGGTGAAGCCCGATCTTATCGCTTGCGATCTGCACCCGGGTTATCTCTCGTCGCAGTGGGCCGAACGTTTTGCCCGCAAGCTGGATTTACCGCTAGTAAAAGTTCAACATCACGAAGCACATCTAGCTTCTTTGCTTGCTGATGTTTCCTGGTCTGGAAACGACCTGCTCGGCGTCTGCTTCGATGGCACGGGGTTCGGGACGGATCGTGCCATCTGGGGCGGGGAATTTTTTTGTTTCGATAAAAGTCGGTCGAAACGAGTAGGGCATTTGAAATATGTGTCCCTGCCAGGAGGTGATCTCAGTATTAAACGGCCCTACCGGCTGGCGTTGGCCCATCTGTGGGCAGCGGGAATTCCGTGGTCTGAGGATATCCCAGCCGTCGCGGCCTGCCCACCTGCCGAACGTGCGATTCTGCGTCAGCAGCTCGAAAAAAATGCGAATTGCACCCCCACGAGTAGCATGGGGCGCTTATTCGATGCAGTTTCCTCTTTACTCGGTGTCAATCAGCTGGCTAGTTATGAGGGCCAACCCGCCGTGGAGTTGGAGACGATAGCGGACTCGGGGCCTCAGGAGCCTTACCCGTTTGAAATCATCTCGGGGAATCCGTGTCAGATTGATCCCACGCCGTTACTACATGCCATTGTGCAGGATCTAGTTAGACAAGTGCCAGCTGCTACGATTTCCGCACGATTCCACGCCACGATAGCGGAGATGATTTGTTATTTTGCCAGGCTGTTTCGGCAGCAGGTGGGATTAGGTACACTGGGTTTAACCGGTGGAGTCTTCCAGAATATGCGACTTCTCAAAGAAGTGAGCCAACGATTGCACAACGAAAAGTTCACGATCCTGACGCATCAACAGGTACCTGCCAACGACGGCGGAATTTCCCTTGGCCAATGTTTGATCGCCCGAGGACAAATTTCGAGTTGA
- the hypA gene encoding hydrogenase maturation nickel metallochaperone HypA, which yields MHELSLATHLVELAGQTASRERAQRVLTVKLRVGLLADVSVEALQFAYEVATADTLLAGSRLEVEEVPVTVFCEQCQTEAVLPSIQNFRCPECNMPTENVLSGRELEIAWIELE from the coding sequence ATGCACGAACTCTCTTTAGCAACGCACCTTGTGGAGCTGGCCGGGCAAACGGCATCGCGCGAGCGGGCCCAACGTGTACTAACGGTCAAACTACGAGTCGGACTCCTTGCGGATGTTTCAGTGGAGGCCTTGCAATTCGCTTATGAAGTGGCCACGGCCGATACGCTCCTGGCCGGTTCGCGGCTGGAGGTGGAAGAGGTTCCCGTAACGGTATTTTGCGAACAGTGTCAGACGGAAGCCGTGTTGCCCAGCATCCAAAATTTTCGCTGCCCGGAGTGCAATATGCCGACCGAGAATGTTCTCTCCGGTCGGGAACTGGAGATCGCCTGGATCGAACTCGAATAA
- the hypB gene encoding hydrogenase nickel incorporation protein HypB encodes MTTPRILEVRQGLLKKNDQIAATLRARYRAAGTTVINLVSSPGTGKTLLLERTLVELKQRGYAVAALVGDLETDNDARRLARSGAPARQINTHGICHLEADMITRHLEEWNLEEIDFLFIENVGNLVCTSSYDLGEEMRVALLSVTEGEDKPLKYPTLFHSADVTLFTKIDLAKVCEFDADLALRHVQAVRPSMRVLSTSAKTGEGLTEWLKLLQDRRSHPAK; translated from the coding sequence ATGACCACACCCCGCATTCTCGAAGTTCGGCAGGGACTTCTGAAGAAGAACGATCAGATTGCGGCTACGTTGCGCGCGCGGTATCGAGCCGCCGGGACGACGGTAATTAATCTCGTTTCCAGCCCCGGCACCGGCAAAACTTTGTTGCTGGAACGAACACTGGTCGAATTGAAACAACGGGGATACGCCGTAGCGGCCCTCGTCGGCGATCTGGAAACCGACAACGATGCCCGGCGACTGGCCCGAAGTGGTGCCCCGGCTCGCCAGATCAACACTCATGGGATCTGTCACCTGGAAGCCGATATGATTACCCGGCATCTCGAAGAATGGAATCTCGAGGAAATCGATTTTCTGTTTATCGAAAATGTCGGCAACCTGGTTTGCACTTCCAGTTACGATCTGGGAGAAGAAATGCGGGTAGCTCTACTTTCGGTCACCGAAGGAGAAGACAAACCGCTGAAGTATCCGACCTTATTCCACTCGGCGGATGTCACCCTCTTTACCAAAATCGATCTGGCGAAAGTGTGCGAATTCGATGCCGATTTAGCTCTCCGTCATGTGCAGGCCGTGCGTCCAAGCATGCGGGTGCTTTCGACTTCAGCTAAAACTGGCGAAGGTCTTACCGAATGGTTGAAGTTGCTTCAGGATAGGCGATCCCATCCAGCGAAATGA
- a CDS encoding HypC/HybG/HupF family hydrogenase formation chaperone: MCLAVPGQLESIHEVDGTRMGKVNFGGILKEVCLEFVPDLEVGDYTIVHVGFALSKIDEQTARETLEAIASLNNLEEELGPGDNSS; this comes from the coding sequence ATGTGCCTAGCGGTGCCGGGACAACTCGAATCTATCCATGAAGTCGATGGCACGCGTATGGGCAAAGTCAATTTTGGCGGCATCCTCAAAGAGGTCTGTCTGGAATTCGTTCCCGACCTGGAGGTAGGCGATTACACGATTGTCCATGTCGGTTTTGCACTCAGTAAAATCGACGAACAGACGGCCCGGGAAACGCTGGAGGCCATCGCTTCGCTGAACAACCTGGAGGAGGAATTGGGACCGGGGGATAATTCGTCATGA
- the hypD gene encoding hydrogenase formation protein HypD, producing MKYLTEFRDGELAKKLFVEIASLVTRTWTLMEVCGGQTHSIIRNGIDQLLPRQIQLIHGPGCPVCVTPVEQIDRALAIAALPKVTFCSFGDMLRVPGSHGDLFQVKSQGGDVRVVYSPLDAVKLARENPNSEIVFFAIGFETTAPANAMAVYQAKRLGLKNFSLLVSHVLVPPAMEAILNAPENSVQGFLAAGHVCSVMGYHQYPQLAKRFRVPIVITGFEPLDLLEGIRRAVLQLEAGQAFVENTYPRVVSLEGNRPAQDRIAEVFELTDRIWRGMGWIPKSGWRLREEYRGFDAEWKFELPDLPVVADTVCRSGEILRGTLKPNRCPAFGNSCTPRTPLGATMVSSEGACAAYFNYGRLIDLNLKSVPEVETASCPA from the coding sequence ATGAAGTATCTCACCGAGTTTCGAGATGGAGAACTGGCGAAAAAGCTCTTCGTGGAAATTGCCTCCCTGGTGACCCGAACCTGGACCCTGATGGAGGTCTGCGGCGGGCAAACGCACTCGATCATTCGCAACGGCATCGATCAACTTCTACCCCGGCAAATTCAACTGATCCATGGTCCGGGATGCCCGGTCTGTGTCACACCCGTGGAACAAATCGATAGGGCGCTCGCCATTGCCGCTTTGCCGAAGGTGACCTTCTGCAGCTTCGGCGACATGCTTCGTGTGCCCGGCTCTCACGGTGATCTCTTTCAGGTGAAAAGTCAGGGAGGAGATGTTCGGGTGGTTTACTCCCCGCTCGATGCCGTGAAGCTGGCTCGCGAAAATCCGAATTCGGAAATCGTCTTTTTTGCTATCGGTTTCGAGACTACGGCTCCAGCGAATGCAATGGCGGTTTATCAGGCGAAGCGGCTCGGGCTCAAGAACTTTTCGCTACTGGTCTCGCATGTTCTGGTTCCACCGGCGATGGAAGCGATTCTCAACGCTCCGGAGAATAGTGTTCAAGGGTTCCTGGCCGCCGGGCATGTCTGCAGCGTCATGGGCTATCATCAATATCCGCAGTTGGCTAAGAGATTTCGCGTGCCGATCGTGATTACCGGTTTCGAACCGCTCGATCTTCTGGAGGGTATCCGCCGAGCCGTTCTCCAACTGGAAGCAGGACAAGCTTTTGTGGAGAATACCTATCCTCGAGTAGTCAGTTTAGAAGGGAACCGTCCGGCGCAAGATCGGATAGCGGAAGTCTTTGAGCTGACAGATCGTATCTGGCGGGGTATGGGTTGGATCCCGAAAAGTGGCTGGCGACTGCGAGAAGAGTATCGCGGCTTCGATGCCGAATGGAAATTCGAGCTGCCCGATCTACCGGTGGTCGCGGATACGGTTTGCCGAAGTGGCGAAATCCTTCGCGGCACGCTGAAACCTAACCGGTGCCCAGCCTTCGGAAACTCTTGCACGCCGCGAACACCGTTGGGTGCGACCATGGTTTCCAGTGAGGGAGCCTGCGCGGCGTACTTCAATTACGGTCGACTCATCGATTTGAATCTGAAGTCGGTGCCTGAGGTGGAGACTGCGTCATGCCCGGCCTGA
- the hypE gene encoding hydrogenase expression/formation protein HypE, producing the protein MPGLNSEGWTCPLPLRDYPRIVLGHGGGGKLTSELIENLFLPAFDNAALTSLGDATVLPNIGGRLAVTTDSYVVRPLFFPGGCIGDLAVHGTVNDLAMAGARPLYLTAAFILEEGLLLSTLGQIVRAMARSAREAGVKIICGDTKVVERGHGDGCFITTTGVGVVPEEIVFGPDQVKEGDLVVVSGTLGNHGVAILSVREGLDFGTTIESDTAPLYSLVVQMLASGASLRMMRDPTRGGLAATLNEIVGRMEFGIEIEESKVPLDSQVQAACELLGLDPFQVANEGKLVAVVAEEKSEELLQFMRQHPLGQKAAVIGRVTREYPGLVVAKTSLGGRRVISMPMGEQLPRIC; encoded by the coding sequence ATGCCCGGCCTGAACTCCGAGGGATGGACCTGCCCGTTGCCCTTGCGGGATTACCCTCGAATAGTTCTGGGGCATGGCGGCGGCGGGAAGCTGACATCCGAACTGATCGAAAATCTCTTCTTGCCTGCATTTGATAATGCCGCTTTGACTTCACTTGGCGATGCCACGGTCCTACCCAATATCGGTGGTCGGCTGGCCGTGACTACCGATTCCTACGTCGTCCGGCCTCTATTTTTCCCCGGCGGCTGTATCGGCGATTTGGCGGTTCATGGCACCGTGAATGATCTGGCCATGGCCGGAGCCCGACCGCTCTATCTGACGGCGGCGTTCATTCTGGAAGAGGGACTGTTACTGAGCACGCTCGGCCAGATTGTCCGAGCCATGGCACGCTCGGCCCGGGAGGCTGGGGTGAAGATTATCTGCGGCGATACCAAGGTCGTCGAACGCGGGCATGGCGACGGCTGCTTTATCACGACCACCGGCGTTGGAGTAGTGCCGGAGGAAATCGTTTTCGGACCTGATCAAGTCAAAGAGGGGGATCTTGTCGTCGTCTCCGGAACCCTGGGAAATCATGGGGTGGCGATTTTGAGTGTGCGGGAAGGTCTCGATTTTGGAACAACGATTGAGTCGGATACCGCGCCCCTCTATAGCCTGGTGGTGCAAATGCTAGCCAGTGGTGCCTCACTCCGAATGATGCGCGATCCCACGCGCGGCGGACTGGCAGCAACTCTCAATGAAATCGTAGGGCGCATGGAATTTGGAATCGAGATCGAAGAGTCGAAAGTGCCGCTGGATTCCCAGGTTCAGGCGGCTTGCGAACTGCTGGGTCTCGATCCCTTTCAGGTCGCAAACGAGGGCAAACTGGTCGCGGTGGTAGCCGAGGAAAAATCGGAAGAGCTCCTCCAATTTATGCGTCAGCATCCTCTGGGCCAGAAAGCAGCGGTCATTGGTCGAGTAACTCGCGAATATCCCGGTCTTGTGGTGGCCAAAACGAGCCTGGGAGGCCGGAGGGTGATTAGTATGCCCATGGGAGAGCAGTTGCCGCGCATTTGCTAG
- a CDS encoding TIGR03000 domain-containing protein, translating to MYSLVLMAAMATGPEVPEFGGGGIGWDTSLCFLRTCKLPYCAPVNCCFYETCLPTRYGWVSNCGCSGAYRYGGCYGVSYGSCFGGSYGYAGCGCGYHNYSSCYGSCYGSCHGSCYGGCYSAPTSCHGYSCSGYSCCGCIGSYDPGYHGIGYAGFTGYGNFGAYGSAPVGNPAANVVIPTPAAKPLTNSPQLRNDLSVPNRLAKASVVLEVPETAKVFVDGNAMTSTGSRRVFTTPELEVGEDYYYTVRVVFEKEGKEVEENRKVIVRPGDSTTLSFTAPVMRDAVTSGIGR from the coding sequence ATGTATAGTTTGGTTTTGATGGCGGCCATGGCCACCGGGCCGGAAGTGCCCGAGTTCGGAGGCGGCGGTATCGGCTGGGATACCAGTCTCTGCTTCCTGCGAACCTGTAAACTGCCTTACTGCGCTCCGGTCAACTGCTGCTTCTACGAAACCTGCCTTCCCACACGATACGGCTGGGTCTCCAACTGCGGTTGCAGCGGGGCTTACCGATACGGCGGCTGCTACGGTGTCTCCTATGGCTCCTGCTTCGGTGGCTCGTACGGATACGCGGGATGCGGTTGCGGTTACCACAACTATAGTTCGTGCTATGGCTCCTGCTACGGTTCGTGCCACGGTTCCTGCTACGGCGGCTGCTACAGTGCCCCTACCAGCTGCCACGGCTACTCCTGCAGCGGCTATTCCTGCTGCGGTTGCATCGGTTCCTACGATCCCGGCTACCACGGCATCGGCTACGCCGGCTTCACCGGCTACGGCAATTTCGGCGCTTACGGCTCGGCTCCGGTTGGCAACCCCGCCGCTAACGTGGTGATCCCGACCCCCGCCGCCAAACCTTTGACCAACTCCCCGCAGCTCCGCAACGACCTGTCGGTTCCGAATCGACTGGCCAAAGCCTCCGTGGTTCTGGAAGTTCCGGAAACGGCCAAGGTCTTCGTCGATGGCAACGCCATGACCAGCACTGGTAGCCGGCGCGTCTTCACCACCCCCGAATTGGAAGTCGGCGAAGATTATTACTACACCGTTCGCGTAGTTTTCGAAAAAGAGGGCAAGGAAGTCGAAGAGAATCGTAAAGTGATCGTTCGACCGGGCGATTCGACCACTCTCTCTTTCACGGCCCCTGTTATGCGAGATGCCGTCACGAGTGGAATCGGTCGATAA
- a CDS encoding DUF6677 family protein → MKEETYRIIAAPPQKPDVLAGILSYLIPGLGQMSQGRMTKGLIFFVCLHGLFFYGLWLGEWQNVYITNKEAGNRPPDPRAHMHLVYCLTARPHYVGQFFIGMSAWPAIYQFMHYDETKEAGPRFGKLEREPSDEKLNDMQRNDQKVFDLAWVYTVIAGVLNILVIYDAIAGAAFTIVPVTKKKIEEAAKSEAAAPPSPIPAGNAKTVITEPIKTIEIKREGSI, encoded by the coding sequence ATGAAAGAGGAAACCTACCGCATCATCGCGGCTCCGCCCCAGAAGCCGGATGTTTTGGCTGGCATATTATCTTATCTGATACCCGGCCTGGGTCAGATGTCTCAGGGCCGGATGACCAAAGGCCTCATTTTTTTCGTATGCCTCCACGGACTTTTCTTCTACGGTCTTTGGCTGGGAGAATGGCAGAACGTCTACATCACCAACAAAGAAGCAGGCAACCGGCCACCCGATCCCAGAGCGCACATGCACCTGGTGTACTGTCTGACGGCTCGTCCCCACTACGTCGGTCAGTTCTTTATCGGCATGTCGGCGTGGCCAGCCATCTACCAGTTCATGCACTACGACGAAACGAAAGAAGCGGGTCCGCGATTCGGGAAATTGGAACGCGAACCCTCCGATGAAAAGCTCAACGACATGCAGCGGAACGATCAGAAGGTCTTCGACCTCGCCTGGGTCTACACCGTGATCGCCGGGGTGTTGAACATTCTGGTGATTTATGATGCGATCGCCGGGGCGGCCTTCACCATCGTACCCGTGACAAAAAAGAAGATCGAGGAAGCGGCAAAATCCGAGGCCGCCGCTCCTCCCTCGCCAATTCCTGCAGGAAATGCCAAGACGGTGATTACCGAGCCGATCAAAACCATTGAAATCAAACGGGAGGGATCGATCTGA
- a CDS encoding 16S rRNA (uracil(1498)-N(3))-methyltransferase, with protein sequence MSSRYFVETPLQAGSFSLEGPEAHHLLHVMRCEPGEKVTLFDGSGREAAATVQELHKKSALLQLDEPHYIDREIRFALHIAVAFPKADRSDFLVEKLTELGVTELTPLETERSVTKIRDDKLEKLHRQVIEASKQCGRNRLMKVNPSQNLQDFLTLPREGRRLLPHPGGKLLKDVAVPVGATTAVIGPEGGFSEVEVERARGLGWVPVSLGDRILRTETAAIALASRLVMDQ encoded by the coding sequence ATGTCGAGCCGTTATTTCGTCGAAACACCGTTGCAGGCCGGTTCGTTCTCTCTGGAAGGGCCCGAAGCGCACCATCTGCTGCATGTCATGCGCTGTGAACCTGGGGAAAAAGTGACCCTATTCGACGGTTCCGGGCGGGAAGCTGCGGCAACCGTTCAAGAACTGCATAAGAAATCGGCTCTACTTCAGCTCGACGAGCCGCATTACATCGACCGGGAGATTCGTTTCGCTCTACATATTGCCGTCGCTTTTCCCAAAGCGGATCGGTCCGATTTTCTCGTTGAGAAACTCACCGAACTGGGGGTAACCGAACTCACCCCTTTGGAAACCGAGCGAAGCGTCACCAAAATTCGGGATGATAAACTGGAGAAACTACACAGACAGGTGATTGAGGCCAGCAAGCAATGCGGTCGCAACCGGCTGATGAAAGTGAACCCCAGTCAGAATCTGCAGGATTTCCTGACTCTCCCCCGAGAAGGTCGGCGATTGCTTCCTCATCCCGGCGGCAAACTTCTGAAAGATGTTGCGGTTCCCGTGGGAGCCACGACGGCGGTTATAGGACCCGAGGGGGGATTCTCTGAAGTAGAAGTGGAACGGGCTAGGGGTTTAGGTTGGGTACCGGTTTCGCTGGGAGATAGGATACTAAGAACCGAGACGGCAGCGATCGCACTCGCTAGCCGGCTGGTTATGGATCAATAA